A region from the Malus domestica chromosome 07, GDT2T_hap1 genome encodes:
- the LOC103410142 gene encoding uncharacterized protein, protein MNVHDQHQRKPFPVERRPRMLLKDFLCENSNSCSSSGFNSFPRQSPTNPSNTPKILNSCSENTNIISRKLLRSRSKAASTTISAFHSLMNAVKNIPFTTVKPPSFLPRSLSRRLQQSKDSKQNSPSSSRKQGSQCQVQITVRVKDIIRWTSFRDEKLPPPPPLDFVSSPLHCTTSTTITGSTTTCTTCSSNSSSNGSSWSDSDFTSEFLPRWGGNSDPDCEEDGKKYSPCVGRDSMEMDATSGTGSYAALGPKVELQPCDEEDEQQSPISVLGFQFGEDEDSSFSSTLGQSMANMERAKEMLMEKIELFESLATIDPVNLDTSMSFNERANFEEDDETAERAMELLNHCKASCSDLKSWELEIVEDQLLFDFFREEMSAQRNKKDDEFKREMVSKAKAWMRGEWGSLEHNKEACVRDMHKGRRWNKFEFEQQELALEIETALSEYLVDELLLDLLSR, encoded by the exons ATGAATGTGCATGATCAACATCAAAGAAAGCCTTTTCCAGTAGAGCGAAGACCAAGAATGCTCCTCAAAGATTTCCTCTGTGAAAATTCTAACTCATGTTCTTCAAGTGGTTTCAATTCATTTCCAAGACAATCACCAACCAACCCAAGCAATACCCCAAAAATCCTAAATTCATGTTCAGAAAATACCAATATCATTTCCAGAAAACTACTCAGAAGCAGATCAAAAGCAGCCTCCACCACAATCTCAGCATTCCACTCCCTCATGAATGCAGTCAAAAACATCCCATTTACCACGGTTAAACCTCCCTCGTTTTTACCTAGAAGCCTTTCAAGGAGGCTGCAGCagtcaaaagactcaaaacagaacTCACCAAGCTCATCAAGGAAGCAGGGTAGTCAATGTCAAGTCCAAATTACCGTGAGAGTCAAGGACATCATACGGTGGACATCGTTCCGCGATGAGAAGTTACCGCCACCTCCGCCGTTGGACTTTGTTTCTTCACCTCTGCATTGTACCACAAGCACCACCATAACAGGCTCCACCACTACATGTACTACTTGTAGTAGTAATAGCAGCAGCAACGGTTCAAGCTGGTCTGACAGTGATTTCACCTCGGAGTTTTTACCGCGTTGGGGTGGTAACTCTGACCCTGACTGTGAGGAGGATGGTAAAAAATATTCACCATGTGTCGGCAGGGATTCCATGGAAATGGACGCTACATCAGGGACAGGAAGTTACGCCGCATTGGGACCCAAG GTTGAGCTGCAACCGtgtgatgaagaagatgagcaGCAGAGCCCAATTTCAGTGCTTGGTTTTCaatttggggaagatgaagacTCGTCATTTTCAAGTACTTTGGGTCAAAGCATGGCCAATATGGAGA GGGCAAAAGAAATGCTTATGGAGAAGATCGAGCTCTTTGAGAGTCTTGCAACAATAGATCCTGTCAACTTAGACACATCAATGTCGTTCAACGAAAGAGCcaactttgaagaagatgatgaaacaGCAGAAAGGGCAATGGAGCTGTTAAACCATTGCAAAGCAAGCTGCTCAGACCTAAAGAGCTGGGAGCTGGAAATAGTGGAAGATCAActattgtttgatttttttagagaagaaatgagtgcaCAACGAAATAAAAAAGATGATGAGTTTAAAAGGGAAATGGTtagcaaagcaaaagcttggatGAGAGGGGAGTGGGGATCACTAGAGCACAACAAGGAAGCTTGTGTGAGAGATATGCACAAAGGAAGGAGGTGGAACAAGTTTGAGTTTGAGCAACAGGAGCTGGCTTTGGAAATAGAGACTGCCTTGTCAGAGTACTTGGTGGATGAGCTTTTGCTTGATCTCTTATCAAGATAA